A region of Saccharococcus thermophilus DNA encodes the following proteins:
- a CDS encoding DUF3813 domain-containing protein has protein sequence MGNRLFQEARKAVMQAKQAASGQADIHLDLAIAIAKNALSSAYAHSNTAEKAQLRQFQEELDQLTQ, from the coding sequence ATGGGCAACCGATTGTTTCAGGAAGCACGCAAAGCGGTAATGCAGGCGAAACAAGCGGCAAGCGGCCAGGCCGATATACACTTAGACCTCGCGATTGCCATCGCCAAAAACGCCTTATCGTCGGCCTATGCGCATTCCAATACGGCGGAAAAAGCACAGTTGCGTCAATTTCAAGAAGAACTTGATCAACTCACTCAATAA
- a CDS encoding nitric-oxide reductase large subunit has product MEVNPSVGPSLRPERRTQNSFLKSILIFTILISFTVLLAGGYWIFKEMAPRPKEVRSESGKVLMTKETIIGGQAVLQKYGLMDYGTVLGYGSYMGPDYTAEALKIYTEGMQDYKAKELYHKPFSQLSNDEKMIIRDKVMKEIRKNRYNPVTDVLVLTDAQVYGLEKVHDYYHKVFTNGDGWGLSKGLIKESDMPKTNRAWVAKGDQIKQIADFFFWTAWLSSTPRIGDHITYTNNWPYYKDAGNTMSFSAMWWSGASVTILVLFVGIILFFFYRYQLSMQEAYKEGQFPVIDLRKQPLTPSQVKSGKYFTIVAVLFFVQSMFGALLAHYYVEPDSFFGIKWIHDLLPFNIAKGYHLQLAIFWIATSWLGMGIFIAPLVGGHEPKKQGLLVDILFWALVVLVGGSMIGEWLGVKGYLGNNWFLLGDQGWEYIELGRIWQIILVVGMLIWLFIVFRGIKSGLKKESDKGGLIHLLFYSAIAVPFFYIFAFFIKPDTNFTMADYWRWWIIHLWVEGIFEVFAVVVIGFLLVQMKLVTKNSTVRALYFQFTILLGSGVIGIGHHYYYNGAPEIWIALGAVFSALEVIPLTLLILEAYEQYKMMRDGGVNFPYKSTFWFLISTAIWNLVGAGVLGFLINLPAVSYFEHGQFLTPAHGHGSMMGVYGMFGIAVLLYSLRNIVKPEAWNDKWLKFACWMLNIGLAGMIAVTLLPIGILQMKEAFEHGYWASRSPAFLQQNLVRTLLTLRAVPDTIFLIGVIIIMVFSVKSLFHLRKPTHGEEEALPVVDLAKEE; this is encoded by the coding sequence ATGGAAGTGAATCCATCAGTTGGTCCGTCTTTACGTCCTGAACGGAGGACACAAAATAGTTTCCTTAAATCAATATTAATTTTTACGATTTTAATCAGTTTTACCGTCCTGCTTGCCGGCGGATACTGGATTTTTAAAGAAATGGCACCGCGGCCGAAAGAAGTGCGGAGCGAAAGCGGCAAGGTGTTGATGACAAAAGAAACGATTATCGGCGGGCAGGCAGTATTGCAAAAATATGGCTTGATGGATTACGGTACCGTACTTGGGTACGGATCTTACATGGGTCCAGATTATACAGCAGAGGCATTGAAGATTTACACGGAAGGAATGCAAGACTATAAAGCAAAAGAACTTTATCATAAGCCATTCTCGCAACTATCCAATGATGAAAAAATGATCATTCGTGATAAAGTAATGAAAGAAATACGGAAAAACCGCTACAACCCTGTTACTGATGTGCTTGTGCTAACCGATGCACAAGTGTATGGACTAGAAAAAGTCCATGACTATTACCATAAAGTATTTACAAATGGTGATGGTTGGGGCTTGTCAAAAGGGTTGATTAAAGAGTCGGATATGCCAAAAACAAACCGCGCTTGGGTAGCTAAGGGCGACCAAATTAAACAAATTGCCGATTTCTTCTTCTGGACGGCTTGGTTATCAAGCACTCCAAGAATTGGGGACCACATTACGTATACAAACAACTGGCCATATTATAAAGACGCAGGAAATACAATGTCGTTTTCCGCTATGTGGTGGAGCGGAGCAAGTGTGACCATCTTAGTTTTATTCGTTGGGATCATTTTGTTCTTCTTCTACCGTTATCAATTGAGCATGCAGGAAGCATATAAAGAAGGACAATTTCCGGTTATCGATTTGCGTAAGCAGCCATTAACTCCTTCGCAAGTGAAATCAGGAAAATACTTTACGATCGTTGCTGTGCTGTTTTTCGTTCAATCGATGTTTGGCGCGTTGCTTGCCCATTACTATGTAGAGCCGGACAGCTTTTTCGGCATCAAATGGATTCATGATTTATTGCCGTTTAACATTGCGAAAGGCTACCATTTACAGTTAGCGATTTTCTGGATTGCGACATCATGGCTCGGCATGGGGATTTTTATCGCACCGCTTGTTGGCGGACATGAGCCGAAAAAACAAGGGCTTCTCGTTGACATTTTGTTCTGGGCGCTTGTTGTTCTTGTCGGCGGCAGTATGATCGGCGAATGGCTCGGTGTGAAAGGGTATTTAGGAAACAACTGGTTCTTGCTTGGTGACCAAGGATGGGAGTACATTGAGCTTGGCCGCATTTGGCAAATTATCTTAGTAGTAGGTATGCTTATTTGGCTGTTTATCGTCTTCCGCGGCATTAAGAGCGGATTAAAGAAAGAAAGCGATAAAGGCGGATTGATTCACTTATTGTTCTACTCGGCGATTGCAGTTCCGTTCTTTTATATTTTTGCGTTCTTTATAAAACCGGATACGAACTTTACGATGGCTGATTACTGGCGTTGGTGGATCATCCACTTGTGGGTAGAAGGAATTTTTGAAGTGTTTGCGGTTGTTGTTATCGGCTTTTTGTTAGTGCAAATGAAACTTGTCACAAAAAATTCTACAGTAAGAGCGTTATATTTCCAATTTACGATCTTGCTTGGCAGCGGGGTCATTGGTATCGGTCACCACTACTATTACAACGGTGCGCCGGAAATATGGATTGCGCTTGGTGCCGTCTTCTCGGCGCTTGAAGTCATTCCGCTTACATTGCTTATTTTAGAAGCATATGAACAATACAAAATGATGCGCGACGGCGGGGTTAACTTTCCTTATAAGTCAACGTTTTGGTTTTTGATTTCTACAGCGATCTGGAACTTAGTCGGCGCGGGTGTGCTCGGATTCTTAATTAACTTGCCAGCAGTCAGCTACTTCGAACACGGACAATTTTTAACGCCGGCTCACGGCCATGGGTCAATGATGGGAGTATACGGCATGTTCGGCATTGCGGTGTTGCTGTATTCACTGCGCAATATCGTCAAGCCGGAAGCATGGAACGATAAATGGTTAAAATTTGCGTGCTGGATGCTCAATATCGGGCTTGCGGGGATGATTGCGGTGACGCTGCTGCCGATCGGTATTTTGCAAATGAAAGAAGCGTTTGAACATGGTTATTGGGCATCGCGTTCTCCGGCATTTTTACAACAGAATCTTGTACGAACCTTGCTTACGCTCCGTGCTGTTCCAGATACGATTTTCTTAATAGGTGTCATTATAATCATGGTGTTCAGCGTCAAATCGCTATTCCATTTGCGTAAACCGACACACGGCGAGGAAGAAGCGCTTCCGGTGGTCGATTTGGCAAAAGAAGAATAA
- a CDS encoding Crp/Fnr family transcriptional regulator, with the protein MTNDWMKERLKNVPLFRELSDHELESLVSISHVRVYKPRTFVFMQGDPLERVYFIHSGTVKIYKTDMSGKEQIVSILQTGEMFPHTGFFLKGTYPAHAEVIDEATLIAIPIADFEQTLICYPELCIKLFRVMGEKIVDLQNRLEEQILRNTYEQIIMLLLRLTKTNAVRQGKLYRLTAHVTNRELANMIGTSRETVSRTLSQLKRKGLIDINEDGFYLIDKEGLEKEIFF; encoded by the coding sequence ATGACAAATGATTGGATGAAAGAAAGGCTAAAAAATGTTCCGCTTTTTCGCGAGTTATCCGATCATGAACTGGAATCACTCGTATCGATTTCCCACGTACGCGTTTATAAACCGCGGACATTTGTTTTTATGCAAGGAGATCCGTTAGAACGCGTCTATTTCATCCATTCCGGAACAGTAAAAATTTACAAAACCGATATGAGCGGAAAAGAACAAATTGTTTCGATTTTGCAGACAGGTGAAATGTTTCCGCATACCGGTTTTTTCTTAAAAGGTACGTACCCTGCGCACGCGGAAGTCATCGACGAAGCAACGTTAATTGCGATTCCAATCGCTGACTTCGAACAAACGTTAATTTGCTATCCCGAGTTATGCATTAAATTATTTCGCGTCATGGGCGAAAAAATCGTTGACTTGCAAAATCGTTTAGAAGAACAAATTCTTCGTAACACGTATGAACAAATTATTATGCTTCTGTTGCGCTTAACGAAAACAAATGCGGTGCGTCAAGGTAAGCTTTACCGTTTGACTGCTCATGTGACGAACCGGGAGCTTGCCAATATGATCGGCACCTCGCGAGAAACAGTAAGCCGAACACTCAGCCAATTAAAGCGAAAAGGATTGATCGATATTAATGAAGATGGATTTTATCTTATTGATAAAGAAGGATTAGAAAAGGAAATCTTTTTCTAA
- a CDS encoding Cof-type HAD-IIB family hydrolase, with amino-acid sequence MEQYLIALDLDGTLLKDDKTISPFTKEMILRAKDEGHLVVIATGRPYRASKMYYEELGLTTPIVNFNGAFVHHPRNHSWGIRHFPLPLPTVKDIIEASETYAIKNILAEVMDDVYFHEHDEVLLDIVRLGNPTIKIGDLRYSLTKDPTSILIHTDKQHIEQIQSYLSNVHANVLHHRRWNEPWHIIEIVRNGVHKAFGLKQIADYFQIPQERVIAFGDEDNDLEMIEWAGHGIAMGNAIEPLKQIANDVTATNEEDGIGVYLKSMLKL; translated from the coding sequence ATGGAACAATATTTAATTGCCTTAGATTTAGACGGTACATTGTTAAAAGACGACAAAACGATTTCCCCGTTTACGAAGGAAATGATTTTGCGCGCCAAAGATGAAGGGCATCTTGTCGTGATCGCCACGGGAAGACCGTACCGCGCCAGCAAAATGTATTACGAAGAGCTTGGACTGACAACACCGATCGTCAACTTTAACGGCGCGTTTGTGCACCATCCCCGCAACCATTCATGGGGAATCCGCCATTTTCCGCTCCCTCTCCCTACGGTGAAAGACATTATCGAAGCCAGCGAAACGTACGCGATTAAAAATATTTTAGCTGAAGTGATGGATGACGTATACTTTCATGAACATGATGAAGTGCTGCTTGATATTGTCCGACTTGGCAACCCGACCATCAAAATCGGCGACTTGCGCTATTCCTTAACAAAAGACCCAACAAGCATTCTCATTCATACGGACAAACAACATATCGAACAAATTCAATCGTATTTATCGAACGTGCATGCGAACGTATTGCACCACAGACGCTGGAATGAGCCGTGGCATATCATTGAAATTGTCCGCAACGGCGTCCATAAAGCGTTCGGTCTGAAACAAATCGCTGATTATTTCCAAATTCCACAGGAACGAGTCATCGCCTTTGGCGACGAAGATAACGATTTAGAGATGATCGAATGGGCAGGTCATGGCATCGCGATGGGCAACGCTATTGAGCCGCTGAAACAAATCGCTAACGATGTAACAGCCACCAATGAGGAAGACGGCATCGGCGTGTACTTAAAATCGATGTTAAAGCTGTAA
- the yjfP gene encoding esterase: MVIIEKEEIAQVPVLHVVKKEKRKERLPFILFIHGFTSAKEHNLHFGYLLAEEGYRVILPDALYHGERDRSLSERELQLRFWHIVQQTITEVKLIKEEMGQRQLIDPDRVGLAGTSMGGIVTFGALAVYPWIKAAVSLMGNPMYEAFFDALIETGKKMGVTIPLSDEQLEREKARLMKYDLSKQPEKLADRPLLIWHGKCDQVVPYSYTYEFYKQIKPLYQGKEENLKFISDDTAGHKVTREAFLETVKWFTKHV, from the coding sequence ATGGTGATTATTGAAAAAGAGGAGATCGCCCAAGTGCCTGTGCTGCATGTCGTAAAAAAAGAAAAGAGAAAAGAACGATTGCCGTTCATTTTGTTTATTCATGGATTTACAAGCGCGAAAGAACATAATTTGCATTTTGGGTATTTGCTTGCTGAAGAAGGATACCGTGTTATTTTACCGGATGCCCTTTATCACGGTGAACGAGATCGGTCTTTATCCGAACGCGAGTTGCAATTGAGGTTTTGGCATATCGTCCAACAGACGATTACGGAAGTGAAATTAATAAAAGAAGAGATGGGGCAACGTCAATTAATTGATCCTGACCGAGTCGGGCTTGCCGGCACCTCGATGGGCGGAATTGTCACATTTGGGGCGCTTGCTGTGTATCCATGGATTAAAGCGGCCGTTTCGCTGATGGGAAATCCAATGTATGAAGCGTTTTTTGACGCCTTAATTGAAACAGGCAAAAAAATGGGAGTGACGATTCCGCTTTCCGATGAACAGCTGGAGCGGGAAAAAGCGCGATTAATGAAATATGACCTTTCCAAACAGCCGGAGAAATTAGCCGATCGCCCGCTTCTGATTTGGCATGGGAAGTGTGACCAAGTTGTGCCTTATTCTTATACATATGAGTTTTATAAGCAGATAAAACCGCTTTATCAAGGAAAAGAAGAAAATTTAAAATTTATTTCCGACGATACGGCCGGGCATAAGGTGACAAGGGAAGCGTTTTTAGAAACGGTGAAATGGTTTACGAAACACGTGTAA
- a CDS encoding DUF2249 domain-containing protein, whose product MVGTIVELDVREDLQKKIEPFEKIMNAVKPLQPGDIFILHAPFKPIPLFPIMKAKGFTYEAEQIEKKHWKVTFVKQG is encoded by the coding sequence ATGGTGGGAACGATCGTAGAGTTAGATGTCCGTGAGGATTTACAAAAGAAAATCGAACCATTTGAAAAAATTATGAATGCCGTTAAGCCGTTGCAGCCCGGAGACATCTTTATTTTGCATGCGCCATTTAAACCGATCCCGCTGTTTCCGATTATGAAGGCAAAAGGCTTTACGTATGAAGCGGAACAGATCGAGAAAAAACATTGGAAAGTCACGTTCGTCAAACAGGGGTGA
- a CDS encoding DUF2249 domain-containing protein, producing MILDNRGLEPPQPMMRTLTALSKLQPGETLTIINDRRPMFLYEQLDELGYKYETVERQDGSYQITITKG from the coding sequence ATGATTCTTGATAATCGCGGACTAGAGCCGCCACAGCCGATGATGCGGACATTAACCGCGCTTTCGAAACTCCAGCCTGGAGAAACATTAACGATTATTAACGACCGCCGTCCAATGTTTTTATACGAACAGCTTGACGAACTTGGCTATAAATATGAAACAGTGGAGCGACAAGACGGCAGCTATCAAATTACGATTACAAAAGGATGA
- a CDS encoding metal-sulfur cluster assembly factor → MDIRELVLKQLRTVIDPELGINVVDLGLIYDLQINDGNIYILMTLTTPGCPLHDSIVGGVKRALEHIDGIRDVQVQITWNPPWTPERMSEEALRQLGHFL, encoded by the coding sequence ATGGATATTCGCGAATTAGTACTCAAGCAACTGCGAACGGTGATTGACCCGGAATTAGGGATCAATGTCGTTGATTTAGGATTAATTTATGATTTGCAAATTAACGATGGCAACATATATATTTTAATGACGCTTACGACACCGGGATGTCCGCTGCACGACTCGATCGTCGGCGGTGTGAAACGGGCGCTGGAACATATCGACGGAATCCGCGATGTACAAGTGCAAATTACATGGAACCCGCCTTGGACACCGGAACGAATGAGCGAAGAGGCGCTGCGGCAATTAGGACATTTTTTATAA
- a CDS encoding DegV family protein, which translates to MSIQIITDSGCDLPYSYLQKHDIAFLPLLVHFNGEEYEDFITIEPKQVYDAMRNEQIVKTAQANPLKMKELFTKYAKENRPCLYIAFSSQLSDTYQTAMAIRSEVLEEYPEFQLTIIDSKCASLGQGLAVIKAAELAKKGTPYNLLCETIASYCHHMEHIFTVDNLEYLARGGRISKTAAMVGGLLNIKPLLHVEDGKLIPLEKLRGRKKVLKRMVEIMGERGDDLQKQVIGISHGDDEEAALELKQLIEKAFGCTRFFISEIGGAIGAHSGPGTLALFFLNKYIDV; encoded by the coding sequence GTGTCAATTCAAATTATTACGGACAGCGGCTGTGATCTTCCATATTCTTATTTGCAGAAGCACGACATCGCGTTTCTGCCGCTTCTTGTCCATTTCAATGGCGAAGAATACGAAGACTTTATCACCATTGAACCAAAACAAGTATATGATGCGATGCGCAACGAACAAATCGTGAAAACCGCGCAAGCGAATCCGCTGAAAATGAAAGAACTGTTTACCAAATACGCAAAAGAAAACCGCCCTTGCCTATATATCGCGTTTTCTTCGCAATTATCCGATACATATCAAACCGCGATGGCGATTCGCAGCGAAGTGCTCGAGGAATATCCTGAGTTTCAGCTCACGATCATCGATTCGAAGTGCGCTTCGCTTGGCCAAGGGCTGGCGGTCATAAAAGCGGCAGAGCTTGCCAAAAAAGGCACACCGTACAATTTGCTATGTGAAACGATTGCTTCTTACTGCCATCATATGGAACATATTTTTACGGTCGACAATCTCGAGTACTTGGCGCGCGGCGGCCGCATTAGCAAAACCGCAGCAATGGTCGGCGGCCTTTTGAACATTAAGCCGCTTCTTCATGTCGAAGACGGCAAACTCATTCCGCTGGAGAAATTACGCGGCCGCAAAAAAGTGTTAAAGCGCATGGTTGAAATCATGGGCGAACGCGGCGACGACCTGCAAAAACAAGTCATCGGTATCAGCCACGGCGACGACGAAGAAGCCGCATTGGAGTTAAAACAGCTTATCGAAAAAGCATTTGGCTGCACGCGCTTCTTTATCTCCGAAATCGGCGGCGCGATCGGCGCCCACTCCGGTCCTGGCACATTGGCGCTTTTTTTCTTGAACAAATATATCGACGTATAA
- a CDS encoding TIGR04053 family radical SAM/SPASM domain-containing protein, with protein sequence MRDFNENPFIVIWELTRACQLKCLHCRAEAQYHRDPRELTFEEGKKLIDDIYEMDQPLLVFTGGDPLMRPDVYDLAKYAIDKGLRVSMTPSATPNVTKEAIRKAKEIGLSRWAISLDGPNAEIHDHFRGTPGSFDLTIKVIEYLHELDIPVQINTVISRYNVHVLDEMVKLIEKLKCVLWSVFFLVPTGRGKESDMISPVEHEKVFRWLYETSKRVPFDIKTTAGQHYRRVVLQAKMRENQITGDGIRYEDVLMKGLTGQVDGLGRAPKGVNDGNGFVFISHIGDVYPSGLLPVKAGNVRETPLAEIYRNSPIFQDLRNPDKYKGKCGVCEFRYVCGGSRSRAYAVTGDYLESEPYCVYIPKALRQKGKRLS encoded by the coding sequence GTGAGAGACTTTAACGAAAATCCGTTTATTGTGATTTGGGAATTAACAAGGGCATGTCAGTTAAAATGTCTTCATTGCCGGGCCGAGGCGCAATATCATCGCGATCCACGCGAATTGACATTTGAAGAAGGGAAAAAGTTAATTGATGATATATATGAGATGGATCAGCCGCTTCTCGTGTTTACCGGCGGAGATCCGCTCATGCGCCCGGATGTATATGATCTTGCGAAATATGCGATTGACAAAGGCTTGCGTGTCTCGATGACGCCAAGCGCAACGCCAAACGTGACAAAAGAGGCGATTCGCAAGGCGAAGGAAATCGGCCTTTCCCGCTGGGCGATTAGTTTGGACGGGCCAAATGCGGAAATTCATGACCATTTTCGCGGAACGCCTGGCTCCTTCGATTTAACGATCAAGGTGATTGAATATTTGCATGAGCTTGATATCCCAGTGCAAATTAACACCGTTATTTCCCGTTACAATGTTCATGTCCTTGATGAAATGGTAAAGTTGATTGAAAAACTAAAATGTGTGCTTTGGAGCGTCTTTTTCCTTGTACCGACCGGGCGGGGAAAAGAATCGGACATGATTTCCCCAGTAGAGCATGAAAAAGTGTTTCGCTGGCTTTATGAAACGAGCAAGCGCGTCCCATTTGACATAAAAACAACGGCAGGGCAGCATTACCGTCGTGTTGTTTTGCAAGCGAAAATGCGGGAAAATCAAATAACCGGCGACGGAATCCGCTATGAAGACGTGCTGATGAAAGGACTGACTGGACAAGTCGACGGTCTTGGCCGTGCGCCAAAAGGAGTCAACGACGGCAATGGATTTGTTTTTATTTCTCATATTGGCGATGTCTACCCGAGCGGACTGCTTCCGGTAAAAGCCGGAAACGTCCGTGAAACGCCGCTCGCGGAAATTTATCGGAATTCGCCGATTTTCCAAGACTTGCGTAACCCTGATAAATATAAAGGAAAATGTGGCGTATGCGAATTTCGCTACGTTTGCGGCGGCTCACGCTCGCGGGCGTATGCTGTTACCGGCGATTACTTAGAAAGTGAACCGTATTGCGTATACATTCCAAAAGCATTGCGGCAAAAAGGAAAGCGCTTATCTTAA
- a CDS encoding DUF3941 domain-containing protein, which yields MSHTSDNDKKARDNNAKHHEKNMLREKNRQAGKFAYSKKTDHL from the coding sequence ATGTCACATACAAGCGATAACGATAAAAAAGCGCGTGACAACAACGCGAAACACCACGAAAAAAACATGCTTCGCGAAAAAAACCGCCAGGCGGGGAAATTTGCGTACTCGAAGAAGACGGATCATTTGTAA
- a CDS encoding molybdenum cofactor guanylyltransferase codes for MKGMTGVVLAGGQSRRFGSPKALAKFSGKYFFEIAVETLRAVVDDVYIVSHPSLVDCFRQKTVEKVIMDDERYRGQGPLAGIYTVMKESEAKWIFVLPCDMPYMRPEVAVKLAKYANEEFDAIICAHFGRIQPLVGMYHRRTFGQIKKLLQAKDNRMKSLLHRCHVRYVTEQDFWENEVVFRNVNKPNECDDIVT; via the coding sequence GTGAAAGGAATGACAGGGGTTGTTCTTGCAGGAGGGCAGTCACGGCGTTTTGGCAGCCCGAAAGCGCTTGCCAAGTTTAGCGGAAAATATTTTTTTGAAATTGCTGTGGAAACGTTGCGCGCAGTAGTAGACGATGTTTATATTGTTAGCCATCCTTCACTAGTAGATTGTTTTCGGCAAAAGACAGTGGAAAAAGTGATCATGGACGATGAACGGTATCGTGGCCAAGGACCGCTGGCGGGAATCTATACGGTTATGAAAGAAAGCGAAGCGAAATGGATCTTTGTGCTTCCGTGCGATATGCCGTATATGCGACCGGAAGTAGCGGTAAAACTTGCTAAATATGCGAACGAGGAGTTTGATGCGATTATATGTGCGCATTTCGGCCGAATTCAACCGTTAGTTGGCATGTATCATCGACGGACATTCGGGCAAATCAAAAAGCTGCTGCAAGCAAAGGATAACAGGATGAAGTCGTTGCTTCATCGTTGTCATGTTCGCTATGTGACGGAGCAAGATTTTTGGGAAAATGAGGTCGTGTTTCGCAATGTAAATAAACCGAATGAGTGTGACGATATTGTGACATAA
- a CDS encoding DUF2249 domain-containing protein, translating into MSKFAAKIHAPDYEPRERHPAIFRLFDSLKPGEVMELTNDHDPRPLHYQFMMERPDQFTWEYLEEGPEIWRVAIGKK; encoded by the coding sequence ATGAGCAAATTTGCCGCAAAAATTCATGCGCCTGATTATGAACCGAGAGAAAGACATCCTGCGATTTTTCGTTTATTCGATAGCTTGAAACCAGGTGAAGTAATGGAATTAACAAACGATCATGATCCGCGTCCGTTGCATTATCAGTTTATGATGGAACGTCCAGATCAATTTACTTGGGAGTACTTAGAAGAAGGACCGGAAATTTGGCGAGTTGCCATCGGCAAAAAATAA
- a CDS encoding methyl-accepting chemotaxis protein: MTIRNKLWLHSFLSLLASIILMGFIIVNMLSIQATNKDMVPVLLTVERLESSMKSAKQSLNNAAYNMTEGNKQEVLTQIEATEKLISKLEKSLKQKEFRALLAKAKQKFAEVHTESLTALDRRDASEARRQAMRIEGAINDIYTLQLYTNDYYNELQHNLQGQIRFIIWTAIIGSIALIVLSGVISLRLTRSITNPLKRLANNAVEIAGGNLLVERIDYKQNDELGALNVAFDTMVEELKRLLRSVEVVSQQVEIFAKEIEADDQMLMEINRQVAVSTNELSAGAQSISEDLQQAVQLIEQMDDTFMKTAERTEQTARYSEAAVEAIQHGQQAMEKQLHAIRESNAAMLSIEEATNKFMSYAANIEQMAKAVSDIAKQTNLLALNAAIEAARAGEAGKGFAVVADEVRKLAEQSAQATKQIFETVSLIKHGISSVSAAVAQGVTIAEQQSQSIETTTKAFAEIEDKVAGISADIQALVVNMATSKQLEEKVLQNVESISAVVEQSAAGSEEIAASMSEQLTAFEKMVEKVTKLRQLTDELHEVMAKFRME; this comes from the coding sequence ATGACGATTCGCAACAAACTATGGCTTCATTCATTTCTTTCACTTCTTGCATCGATCATATTGATGGGATTTATTATTGTCAATATGTTGTCGATTCAGGCGACGAACAAAGATATGGTACCGGTGTTGCTGACGGTCGAGCGGCTCGAATCAAGCATGAAATCGGCAAAGCAGAGCCTAAACAACGCCGCCTACAATATGACGGAAGGAAATAAACAGGAAGTGCTAACGCAAATCGAAGCGACAGAAAAACTGATTAGCAAGTTGGAAAAATCATTGAAACAAAAGGAATTTCGCGCTCTATTAGCGAAAGCGAAACAAAAATTTGCCGAAGTGCATACGGAGTCGCTTACCGCGCTTGACCGCCGCGACGCATCAGAGGCAAGACGGCAGGCGATGCGGATTGAAGGCGCGATTAATGACATCTATACGCTGCAATTGTATACAAACGATTACTACAACGAGCTTCAGCACAATTTGCAAGGGCAAATTCGTTTTATCATTTGGACGGCGATCATCGGCAGCATTGCCCTCATCGTGCTGTCGGGAGTGATAAGCCTGCGCCTGACGCGCTCGATTACGAATCCGCTCAAGCGGCTTGCCAACAATGCGGTTGAAATTGCAGGAGGCAATTTGCTTGTCGAGCGCATTGATTATAAACAAAACGATGAGCTAGGCGCACTAAATGTGGCATTTGATACAATGGTCGAGGAGTTGAAACGGTTGCTTCGCTCCGTAGAGGTGGTTAGTCAACAAGTCGAAATATTTGCTAAAGAAATTGAAGCAGATGACCAAATGCTTATGGAGATTAACCGGCAAGTCGCGGTATCGACGAATGAACTGTCCGCGGGGGCGCAAAGCATTTCTGAAGATCTGCAGCAAGCCGTCCAGCTCATTGAACAAATGGACGATACGTTTATGAAAACCGCCGAACGAACCGAACAGACGGCGCGCTACAGCGAAGCGGCGGTCGAAGCGATTCAACATGGCCAGCAGGCGATGGAGAAGCAGCTGCACGCGATCCGGGAAAGCAATGCAGCGATGTTGTCCATTGAAGAGGCGACGAATAAATTTATGAGCTATGCGGCCAACATTGAACAAATGGCAAAAGCGGTATCCGATATAGCCAAACAAACGAATTTGCTGGCGTTAAATGCGGCGATTGAAGCAGCAAGAGCGGGAGAAGCAGGGAAAGGATTTGCCGTTGTCGCAGACGAAGTGCGCAAGCTTGCTGAACAATCCGCGCAGGCGACAAAGCAAATTTTTGAAACCGTTTCGCTGATTAAGCACGGCATTTCCTCGGTTTCCGCAGCTGTCGCCCAAGGAGTAACAATCGCCGAGCAGCAATCGCAGTCGATTGAAACAACGACAAAGGCGTTTGCCGAAATCGAGGACAAAGTCGCTGGCATTTCCGCCGATATTCAAGCACTTGTCGTCAATATGGCAACATCCAAACAGCTAGAAGAAAAAGTATTACAAAATGTGGAAAGCATTAGCGCAGTTGTCGAACAGTCGGCGGCCGGCAGCGAAGAAATCGCCGCTTCGATGTCGGAACAGCTGACGGCGTTTGAAAAAATGGTGGAGAAAGTGACGAAACTAAGACAATTGACCGATGAGCTGCATGAGGTGATGGCGAAGTTTCGGATGGAATGA